The proteins below come from a single Rhizobium tropici CIAT 899 genomic window:
- a CDS encoding alpha/beta fold hydrolase, producing MNLNAPKMLHFVKDGLKLAFFDEGDPNGPPVLLIHGFASTAITNWVNPGWLKTLGEAGYRVIAIDNRGHGSSDKPYDVDVYHPWIMAEDAVALLDHLGISEAHVMGYSMGARVSAFMAIAHPDRVRSLVLGGLGIGMVEGVGDWDPIADALVAPSLDDVTHARGRMFRAFAEQTKSDRQALAACIQGSRDLVSREDVAKIEAPTLIAVGTKDDIAGSGQELAALMPNAEAIDIPNRDHMLAVGDKIFKAAVLEFYRRLDKR from the coding sequence ATGAATTTGAATGCTCCCAAGATGCTCCACTTTGTCAAAGATGGATTGAAGCTCGCCTTTTTCGATGAAGGGGATCCGAACGGCCCGCCGGTGCTGCTGATCCACGGCTTTGCCTCCACGGCGATTACCAATTGGGTCAATCCCGGCTGGCTGAAGACGCTCGGCGAGGCGGGTTATCGCGTCATCGCCATCGACAATCGCGGTCACGGCTCGAGCGACAAGCCTTACGATGTCGATGTCTATCACCCTTGGATCATGGCAGAGGATGCCGTGGCACTCCTCGATCATCTGGGCATTTCAGAGGCACATGTCATGGGTTATTCCATGGGCGCGCGCGTTTCGGCCTTCATGGCGATCGCTCATCCGGATCGTGTCCGCTCATTGGTTCTCGGCGGTCTCGGCATTGGCATGGTTGAGGGCGTCGGCGATTGGGATCCGATCGCGGATGCGCTGGTGGCGCCGTCGCTCGATGATGTTACCCATGCGCGCGGGCGCATGTTCCGCGCTTTTGCCGAACAGACGAAAAGCGACCGTCAGGCGCTGGCCGCCTGCATCCAGGGCTCGCGCGATCTGGTTTCACGGGAGGACGTGGCGAAGATCGAGGCACCGACATTGATAGCCGTCGGCACCAAGGACGATATTGCCGGCTCTGGGCAGGAGTTGGCTGCACTGATGCCGAATGCCGAGGCCATAGACATTCCGAACCGCGATCATATGCTCGCCGTTGGCGACAAGATCTTCAAGGCTGCGGTTCTGGAATTCTACCGGCGCCTGGACAAGCGCTAG
- the rpsB gene encoding 30S ribosomal protein S2, whose product MALPDFSMRQLLEAGVHFGHQTHRWNPKMKPYIFGDRNNIHIIDLAQTVPLLSRALQVVSDTVARGGRVLFVGTKRQASELIADSAKRSAQYYVNARWLGGMMTNWKTISNSIQRLRKLDEILSGEAQGFTKKERLNLEREREKLDKALGGIKDMGGTPDLMFIIDTNKEKIAIDEAKRLGIPVVAIIDSNCDPDLIDYPIPGNDDASRAIALYCDLISRAAIDGIARQQSASGRDLGASVEAPVEPTLADGTEA is encoded by the coding sequence ATGGCATTGCCCGATTTTTCTATGCGCCAGCTTCTCGAAGCAGGTGTTCACTTCGGCCACCAGACGCACCGCTGGAACCCGAAGATGAAGCCGTACATTTTCGGCGATCGTAACAACATCCACATCATCGACCTCGCTCAGACGGTTCCGTTGCTGAGCCGCGCTCTGCAGGTTGTCAGCGACACCGTTGCCCGTGGCGGCCGCGTTCTGTTCGTCGGCACCAAGCGTCAGGCGTCCGAACTGATCGCTGACAGCGCAAAGCGTTCGGCTCAGTACTACGTCAACGCCCGCTGGCTCGGCGGCATGATGACCAACTGGAAGACGATCTCCAACTCGATCCAGCGTCTGCGCAAGCTCGACGAAATCCTCTCCGGCGAAGCCCAGGGCTTCACCAAGAAGGAGCGTCTGAACCTTGAGCGCGAGCGCGAAAAGCTCGACAAGGCCCTCGGCGGTATCAAGGACATGGGCGGCACGCCGGACCTGATGTTCATCATCGACACCAACAAGGAAAAGATCGCGATCGACGAAGCCAAGCGCCTCGGCATCCCGGTCGTCGCCATCATCGACTCGAACTGCGATCCGGACCTGATCGACTATCCGATTCCGGGCAACGACGACGCCTCGCGCGCCATCGCTCTTTACTGCGACCTGATCTCGCGCGCTGCCATCGACGGTATCGCTCGCCAGCAGAGCGCATCGGGCCGTGACCTCGGCGCTTCCGTAGAAGCTCCGGTCGAGCCGACCCTGGCGGACGGCACCGAAGCCTGA
- a CDS encoding cell envelope integrity EipB family protein, whose product MFRSSLAATVFSGLSILSLGASAAHAAGPSGLIAHRAVYELELKDASDRSGISGMVGRMVYEFEGSDCTGFTTNFRFVTKIDTGDSTRVSDQQTTTFEDLGKRLFRFETKSYTDSQLDKDVRGAASDDQKGIKVDLTQPHNKQVQIIESRFPTEHMLDIIHNAKLGKNFFEAQVFDGSDDGDKPLIATTVVGKEQTPATDDPDADKAGAFSKTPFWPVTVAYFNEKSTGDAVPVYRMSFKLYENGITRDLTMDYGDFVLTGKLTKLEVLGTKACQ is encoded by the coding sequence ATGTTCCGCTCGAGTCTTGCTGCTACCGTTTTTTCGGGCCTGAGCATTCTTTCCCTAGGGGCCTCTGCAGCCCATGCGGCCGGTCCGAGCGGACTGATCGCGCATCGCGCCGTCTACGAGCTCGAACTGAAGGATGCCTCTGATCGCTCCGGCATTTCCGGCATGGTCGGCCGCATGGTCTATGAGTTCGAAGGCTCGGATTGTACCGGATTCACCACCAATTTCCGCTTCGTGACGAAGATCGATACGGGGGACTCAACGCGCGTCAGCGACCAGCAGACGACGACCTTCGAGGATCTCGGCAAGCGCTTGTTCCGCTTCGAAACCAAATCCTATACCGACAGCCAGCTCGACAAGGATGTGCGCGGCGCGGCAAGCGACGACCAGAAGGGCATCAAGGTCGACCTCACGCAGCCGCACAACAAGCAGGTCCAGATCATCGAGAGCCGTTTCCCGACGGAGCACATGCTCGACATCATCCATAACGCGAAGCTCGGCAAGAATTTCTTCGAGGCGCAGGTCTTCGATGGTTCGGATGACGGCGACAAGCCGCTGATCGCCACCACTGTCGTCGGCAAGGAGCAGACGCCGGCCACCGATGATCCCGATGCTGACAAGGCTGGCGCCTTCTCCAAGACACCTTTCTGGCCGGTGACCGTGGCTTATTTCAACGAAAAGTCCACGGGCGACGCCGTACCCGTCTACCGAATGTCCTTTAAACTCTACGAGAACGGCATCACGCGCGACCTCACCATGGATTATGGCGACTTCGTGCTGACTGGTAAGCTCACCAAGCTTGAAGTTCTCGGTACGAAGGCCTGCCAGTAG
- a CDS encoding phasin family protein — MFNFDDANKKGKEAMDTALKSYSDVTKGFQAIAAEAAEYSKKSFQDGVAHFETLAGVKSFEAAFELQSSYVKSSYENFVAEATKLGEMYADLAKNAYKPYEAPVAAATKAAGKAAATATAA, encoded by the coding sequence ATGTTCAATTTCGATGATGCAAACAAGAAGGGCAAGGAAGCCATGGACACGGCGCTGAAGAGCTATTCCGATGTCACCAAGGGTTTTCAGGCGATCGCCGCCGAAGCCGCTGAATACTCCAAGAAGTCTTTCCAGGATGGTGTTGCGCACTTCGAAACGCTCGCCGGCGTCAAGAGCTTCGAAGCTGCCTTCGAACTGCAGAGCAGCTATGTGAAGTCCTCCTACGAAAATTTCGTTGCCGAAGCCACCAAGCTCGGTGAAATGTATGCCGATCTCGCCAAGAATGCATACAAGCCTTACGAAGCGCCCGTCGCGGCTGCAACGAAGGCTGCCGGCAAGGCAGCAGCTACGGCGACCGCCGCTTAA
- a CDS encoding DUF3126 family protein has protein sequence MKPEEIKKLDAYFKRTFNPQVVVKARPRKNDSAEVYLGEEFLGVVYIDDEDGDRSYNFSMAILDVDL, from the coding sequence GTGAAGCCCGAAGAAATCAAGAAACTCGACGCCTATTTCAAGCGCACGTTCAACCCGCAGGTCGTGGTGAAGGCCCGCCCGCGCAAGAATGATTCTGCGGAAGTCTATCTCGGCGAGGAGTTTCTGGGTGTCGTCTATATCGACGATGAAGATGGCGACCGCTCCTATAACTTCTCGATGGCCATTTTGGACGTCGATCTCTGA
- the clpA gene encoding ATP-dependent Clp protease ATP-binding subunit ClpA, with amino-acid sequence MPTFSPSLEKALHQALTYANERHHEYATLEHLLLALVDDADAAAVMGACNVDLDALRKTLTEYVDNELSNLVTGYDEDSKPTSGFQRVIQRAVIHVQSSGREEVTGANVLVAIFAERESHAAFFLQEQEMTRYDAVNYISHGIGKRPGSSQTRTPRGAEESESESKPTSRGEQEEGSGKKQQDALKAYCVNLNEKAKSGKIDPLIGRHSEVNRTIQVLCRRSKNNPLYVGDPGVGKTAIAEGLAKRIVEGKVPEALADATIFSLDMGTLLAGTRYRGDFEERLKQVVKELEEYPGAVLFIDEIHTVIGAGATSGGAMDASNLLKPALSSGAIRCIGSTTYKEYRQFFEKDRALVRRFQKIDVNEPSIEDAIEIMKGLKPYFEEYHHLRYSNDAIKSAVELSARYISDRKLPDKAIDVIDETGAAQMLLPPSKRRKLITEREIEVTIATMARIPPKTVSKDDEMVLANLEQELRSVVYGQDTAIEALSTSIKLARAGLREPNKPIGCYVFSGPTGVGKTEVAKQLASSLGVELLRFDMSEYMERHTVSRLLGAPPGYVGFDQGGLLTDGVDQHPHSVVLLDEIEKAHPDIFNILLQVMDHGALTDHNGKKIDFRNVILIMTTNAGASEMAKAAIGFGSSKRTGEDEEALNRLFTPEFRNRLDAVIPFAPLPTTVIHKVVQKFIMQLEAQLSERNVTFDLHEDAIAWLSEKGYDDKMGARPLARVIQENIKKPLANEILFGKLKKGGVVTVTVGKKEDGSTGILLEAIADTAPIRPKPEAEVGDVPAEVEEDDGDTTVKARSRVGKAATAADSRRSAKAATSGESGESEGKSPRKGGGTVPKVPRK; translated from the coding sequence GTGCCAACATTTTCGCCTAGTCTTGAGAAGGCGCTGCATCAGGCACTGACCTACGCGAACGAGCGGCATCACGAGTATGCCACGCTGGAACATCTGCTTTTGGCGCTGGTAGACGACGCCGATGCCGCAGCTGTCATGGGCGCGTGCAATGTTGATCTCGACGCGCTCCGTAAGACTCTGACTGAATACGTCGATAATGAACTCTCCAACCTGGTCACGGGCTATGATGAGGACTCGAAGCCGACCTCCGGCTTCCAGCGCGTCATCCAGCGCGCCGTGATCCATGTGCAATCTTCCGGCCGCGAGGAAGTGACGGGCGCCAATGTTCTCGTCGCGATTTTCGCGGAGCGGGAAAGCCATGCTGCCTTCTTCCTGCAGGAGCAGGAAATGACCCGCTACGATGCGGTCAACTATATCTCTCACGGCATCGGCAAGCGCCCGGGTTCCTCCCAGACCCGCACGCCGCGCGGCGCCGAGGAAAGCGAATCCGAGAGCAAGCCGACCTCCCGCGGCGAGCAGGAGGAGGGCAGTGGCAAGAAGCAGCAGGATGCGCTGAAGGCCTACTGCGTCAACCTCAATGAGAAAGCCAAGAGCGGCAAGATCGATCCGCTGATCGGCCGCCACTCTGAGGTCAACCGCACCATCCAGGTGCTGTGCCGCCGCTCGAAGAACAATCCGCTCTATGTCGGTGACCCCGGCGTCGGCAAGACGGCGATTGCCGAAGGTCTTGCCAAGCGAATCGTCGAGGGCAAGGTTCCGGAAGCGCTCGCCGATGCCACGATCTTTTCGCTGGATATGGGCACGCTGCTTGCCGGCACCCGTTATCGCGGCGATTTCGAAGAACGCCTGAAGCAAGTCGTCAAGGAACTCGAGGAGTATCCGGGCGCCGTGCTGTTCATCGACGAAATCCACACTGTTATCGGTGCGGGCGCCACCTCCGGTGGCGCGATGGATGCGTCGAACCTGCTGAAGCCTGCTCTTTCCTCAGGCGCGATCCGTTGCATCGGCTCGACCACCTATAAGGAATACCGTCAGTTCTTCGAGAAGGACCGGGCCCTCGTCCGTCGTTTCCAGAAGATCGACGTCAACGAGCCGAGCATCGAGGATGCCATCGAAATCATGAAGGGCCTGAAGCCCTATTTCGAAGAGTATCACCACCTGCGCTACTCGAACGACGCCATCAAGTCGGCTGTCGAGTTGTCGGCCCGCTATATCTCCGACCGCAAGCTGCCGGACAAGGCGATCGACGTCATCGATGAAACCGGCGCCGCGCAAATGCTGTTGCCGCCCTCGAAGCGTCGCAAGCTGATCACCGAGCGCGAGATCGAGGTGACGATCGCCACCATGGCCCGCATTCCGCCGAAGACGGTTTCCAAGGATGACGAGATGGTTCTCGCCAACCTCGAGCAGGAACTGCGTTCTGTCGTCTACGGCCAGGATACGGCGATCGAAGCACTTTCGACCTCGATCAAGCTGGCACGTGCCGGCCTGCGCGAACCGAACAAGCCGATCGGCTGCTACGTCTTCTCCGGCCCCACCGGCGTCGGCAAGACGGAAGTTGCCAAGCAGCTTGCCTCGTCGCTCGGCGTCGAGCTGCTACGCTTCGACATGTCGGAATACATGGAGCGTCATACGGTTTCCCGTCTGCTCGGTGCACCTCCCGGCTACGTCGGCTTCGACCAGGGCGGCCTCCTGACCGATGGCGTCGATCAACATCCGCACAGCGTGGTTCTGCTCGACGAAATCGAGAAGGCGCATCCGGATATCTTCAATATCCTGCTGCAGGTCATGGACCACGGCGCGCTGACCGACCATAACGGCAAGAAGATCGACTTCCGCAACGTCATCCTGATCATGACGACCAATGCGGGCGCTTCGGAAATGGCCAAGGCCGCCATCGGCTTCGGTTCGTCCAAGCGTACGGGCGAGGATGAAGAGGCTCTCAACCGCCTGTTCACCCCGGAATTCCGCAACCGTCTGGACGCGGTTATTCCCTTCGCGCCGTTGCCGACGACCGTTATCCACAAGGTCGTGCAGAAGTTCATCATGCAGCTGGAAGCGCAGCTTTCCGAGCGGAACGTTACCTTCGACCTGCATGAGGACGCAATCGCATGGCTGTCCGAGAAGGGTTACGACGACAAGATGGGCGCCCGTCCGTTGGCGCGCGTCATCCAGGAAAACATCAAGAAGCCGCTGGCGAACGAAATCCTCTTCGGCAAGCTGAAGAAGGGTGGCGTCGTCACCGTCACGGTCGGCAAGAAGGAAGACGGCTCGACCGGCATCCTGCTCGAGGCGATCGCCGACACCGCTCCGATCCGGCCGAAGCCGGAAGCCGAAGTGGGCGATGTGCCGGCCGAGGTGGAAGAGGATGACGGCGACACGACAGTCAAGGCCAGAAGCCGCGTCGGCAAGGCTGCAACGGCAGCCGATAGCCGCCGCTCGGCTAAGGCTGCGACATCAGGTGAAAGCGGCGAGTCCGAAGGCAAGTCACCACGCAAGGGCGGTGGCACGGTTCCTAAGGTTCCGCGTAAGTAG
- the cysE gene encoding serine O-acetyltransferase, producing MVAATDIRQVEGLGAVKLMDPIWDSMREEARAAAEKDPLLAAFLYSTIINHRSLEECVIYRICERLDHPDLQAILLRQTFEEMLADWPEWGSILRVDIQAVYDRDPACLRFLEPVLYFKGFHALQTHRLAHWLYNRGRRDFALYLQSRSSSVFQTDINPAARIGKGIFLDHATGLVVGETAVIGDNVSILHGVTLGGTGKEGSDRHPKIAHGVLIGAGAKILGNIQIGHCSRIAAGSVVLKEVPAKTTVAGVPAKVVGEAGCSEPSRSMDQLLAEQLVVDQIMGAGI from the coding sequence ATGGTCGCAGCAACGGATATTCGCCAGGTAGAAGGCCTAGGCGCAGTGAAGCTCATGGACCCGATCTGGGACAGCATGCGCGAGGAAGCACGCGCCGCTGCCGAAAAGGATCCGCTCCTTGCCGCCTTCCTCTATTCGACGATCATCAACCATCGTTCGCTGGAAGAATGCGTTATCTATCGCATTTGCGAGCGGCTCGACCATCCGGACCTGCAGGCCATCCTCCTGCGGCAGACCTTCGAGGAAATGCTGGCAGACTGGCCGGAATGGGGATCGATTCTGCGCGTCGATATCCAGGCCGTCTACGATCGCGACCCTGCCTGCCTGCGGTTCCTGGAGCCGGTGCTCTATTTCAAGGGTTTCCATGCGCTGCAGACACATCGCCTTGCGCATTGGCTCTATAATCGCGGCCGCCGCGATTTCGCGCTCTATCTGCAGAGCCGCTCCTCCAGCGTTTTCCAGACCGATATCAACCCGGCGGCGCGCATCGGCAAGGGCATCTTCCTCGATCACGCAACCGGTCTCGTCGTGGGCGAGACGGCCGTCATCGGCGACAATGTCTCGATCCTGCACGGGGTCACGCTCGGCGGTACCGGCAAGGAAGGCAGCGACCGCCATCCGAAGATCGCCCACGGCGTCTTGATCGGGGCGGGAGCAAAAATTCTCGGCAATATCCAGATCGGCCATTGCTCGCGTATCGCCGCCGGCTCGGTAGTGCTGAAGGAGGTTCCCGCCAAGACGACTGTGGCCGGCGTTCCGGCCAAGGTGGTCGGGGAAGCAGGGTGTTCCGAGCCGTCTCGCTCGATGGATCAGCTGTTGGCCGAGCAATTGGTCGTGGATCAGATCATGGGCGCGGGAATCTAA
- a CDS encoding GNAT family N-acetyltransferase, whose amino-acid sequence MTDELSIRVERSFKNIAPESWSKLAGASRTGSVLPYNPFVSHAFLSSLEESGSATDKTGWLGSHLLLETDGGELLGAVAGYLKSHSQGEYVFDHGWADAFERAGGRYYPKLQCSIPFTPATGPRLLVAEGQDRSVLQPALAESLKEVTRQLGVSSAHITFLPEDEISVFETDGYLHRTDQQFHFINEGYADHDAFLETLASRKRKALKKERRAAVEHGITIDWLTGSDLTEGIWDQFFAFYMDTGSRKWGRPYLTRKFYSLIGERMPDDILLVMAKHEGRYIAGAINFIGGETLYGRHWGCIEDHPFLHFEVCYHQAIDFALSRGLKRVEAGAQGEHKLARGYLPVITHSAHYIGHQGLRRAVADYLKHEREQVEEMSEILTEHSPFRKGERQDI is encoded by the coding sequence ATGACAGACGAATTATCCATTCGAGTCGAACGATCCTTCAAGAATATCGCCCCGGAAAGCTGGTCGAAGCTCGCCGGAGCGTCCAGAACCGGCAGCGTCCTGCCCTACAATCCCTTTGTTTCGCACGCCTTCCTCTCATCGCTGGAGGAGTCCGGTTCCGCGACCGACAAAACGGGATGGCTCGGCAGTCATCTGCTGCTCGAAACCGACGGCGGCGAATTGCTTGGTGCCGTCGCGGGCTACCTGAAGAGCCATAGCCAGGGCGAATATGTCTTCGACCACGGCTGGGCCGATGCCTTCGAACGGGCCGGCGGCCGCTATTATCCGAAGCTGCAGTGCTCCATTCCCTTCACGCCCGCCACCGGCCCGCGGCTGCTGGTTGCCGAGGGACAGGACCGAAGCGTGCTGCAGCCGGCGCTTGCCGAAAGTCTGAAAGAGGTCACCCGCCAGCTCGGCGTTTCCTCAGCGCACATCACCTTCCTGCCGGAAGACGAGATTTCTGTTTTCGAAACCGACGGTTATCTGCATCGCACCGACCAGCAGTTCCACTTCATCAACGAGGGCTACGCCGATCACGACGCGTTCCTGGAGACGCTGGCATCGCGTAAGCGCAAGGCATTGAAGAAGGAACGGCGCGCGGCGGTCGAGCACGGCATCACCATCGACTGGCTGACCGGCAGCGATCTGACGGAGGGCATATGGGACCAGTTCTTCGCCTTCTACATGGATACCGGCAGTCGCAAATGGGGCCGCCCATACCTCACGCGGAAATTCTATTCGCTGATCGGCGAGCGTATGCCTGATGATATCCTGCTCGTCATGGCGAAGCACGAGGGACGTTACATCGCCGGCGCCATCAACTTCATCGGCGGCGAGACGCTTTATGGCCGCCATTGGGGCTGCATCGAGGATCATCCCTTTCTGCATTTCGAAGTCTGCTATCATCAGGCGATCGATTTTGCGCTGAGTAGAGGCTTGAAGCGTGTGGAAGCCGGGGCGCAGGGCGAACACAAGCTGGCGCGTGGCTATCTTCCCGTCATCACGCATTCCGCGCACTATATCGGTCATCAGGGCCTGCGACGCGCCGTTGCGGACTATCTGAAGCATGAGCGGGAACAAGTGGAGGAGATGAGCGAAATCCTCACCGAGCACAGCCCCTTCCGCAAGGGTGAGCGGCAGGATATCTAA
- a CDS encoding enoyl-CoA hydratase-related protein, giving the protein MIFEHDFAGGLIRATCSDGMGMIAISNPDRKNAVTAAMWRAIPQAARILTDEAHAHVIVLRGTGADFSAGADISEFDSVRKNSATAVAYEALNSRAFEAIRHCRVPTIAAIRGICYGGGFGLAAACDLRIAEKGARFSVPATRLGIAYPADAVQDIVNALGQQMAKVALFTGASMSSEKMAAVGFLLEEVEASVFDQEVSALAHAIAANAPIALHASKLAIRAVIEQDGDLLREAEVIGAETFDSADYAEGRAAFAERRKPHFTGK; this is encoded by the coding sequence ATGATTTTCGAGCATGACTTTGCCGGCGGTCTCATTCGCGCGACATGCAGCGATGGCATGGGCATGATTGCGATCAGCAACCCCGACAGAAAGAATGCGGTGACGGCCGCCATGTGGCGTGCGATCCCGCAAGCAGCGCGCATTCTGACCGATGAAGCCCATGCGCATGTGATTGTTCTGCGCGGCACGGGCGCGGATTTTTCAGCCGGCGCCGATATCAGCGAATTCGACAGCGTTCGCAAGAATTCCGCGACCGCAGTCGCCTATGAGGCTCTGAACAGTCGGGCTTTCGAGGCCATCCGTCACTGCCGCGTGCCGACGATCGCCGCAATCCGCGGCATCTGCTATGGCGGCGGCTTCGGGCTCGCCGCCGCCTGCGATCTGCGCATCGCCGAAAAAGGCGCGCGGTTTTCCGTTCCCGCCACTCGCCTCGGCATCGCCTATCCCGCCGACGCCGTGCAGGATATCGTCAACGCGCTCGGGCAACAGATGGCGAAGGTTGCCTTATTTACCGGTGCCTCCATGTCGAGCGAGAAGATGGCTGCCGTCGGCTTTCTTCTGGAGGAAGTCGAGGCAAGCGTATTCGATCAGGAAGTATCCGCCCTCGCCCATGCGATTGCGGCCAATGCGCCGATCGCGCTGCACGCTTCGAAACTCGCTATCCGGGCTGTCATCGAGCAGGATGGCGACCTGTTGCGCGAGGCGGAAGTAATCGGCGCCGAGACTTTCGACAGCGCCGACTACGCCGAGGGCCGTGCCGCCTTTGCCGAGCGGCGGAAGCCGCATTTCACCGGCAAGTGA
- a CDS encoding glycerophosphodiester phosphodiesterase codes for MSKFAWLTERPVAHRGYHDMNKEVWENTLSAFSRAIEAGFAIECDLHYASDGVPVVFHDDDLQRVCNLPAEVRELTSAELGLLSIGGTKDKIPTLKQLLQLCGGKVPLVLELKGREGDDEGFAESVLEVLEGYKGHVALMSFDHWLLKDLKSLEAPYPVGLTAEGNKPETFFQHDEAMHLGLDFISYFYGHLPNPFVTAQRQRGIPVITWTVRDEAARKHTFANADQMTFEGFDPRQAS; via the coding sequence ATGAGCAAGTTTGCCTGGCTGACCGAGCGCCCCGTCGCTCACCGCGGCTATCATGACATGAACAAAGAAGTCTGGGAGAACACACTTTCCGCCTTCAGCCGCGCGATCGAAGCCGGCTTTGCCATCGAGTGCGATCTCCACTACGCCTCGGACGGCGTTCCCGTGGTCTTCCATGACGACGACCTCCAGCGCGTCTGCAACCTGCCGGCCGAAGTGCGCGAGCTCACCTCGGCGGAACTCGGCCTGCTTTCTATCGGCGGTACCAAGGACAAGATCCCTACGCTGAAGCAACTCCTGCAGCTCTGCGGCGGTAAGGTGCCGCTGGTGCTGGAGTTGAAAGGACGCGAAGGCGATGACGAAGGCTTTGCCGAATCCGTGCTCGAAGTGCTGGAAGGCTATAAAGGGCATGTGGCCCTGATGAGCTTCGACCATTGGCTGCTGAAGGATCTTAAAAGCCTGGAGGCACCCTACCCTGTGGGATTGACGGCCGAAGGAAACAAGCCTGAGACGTTTTTTCAGCATGACGAAGCCATGCATCTTGGGCTAGACTTCATTTCGTACTTCTACGGCCACTTGCCGAACCCCTTTGTTACGGCGCAACGCCAGCGCGGTATTCCGGTCATCACCTGGACCGTGCGCGACGAAGCGGCCCGCAAACATACATTTGCCAATGCAGACCAGATGACCTTCGAAGGTTTTGATCCGCGCCAGGCCTCGTAA
- a CDS encoding RidA family protein, with amino-acid sequence MSDAIEARLQELGIVLPQAAAPAANYVPYVISGNLLYLSGQLPMENGKIGVTGHLGKDVDVAGGQRAAELCAINILAQAKAALGGDLGRIKRLIKLNGFVASTPDFVEQHLVINGASNLLANVLGEAGKHARAAVGMAALPLNAAVEIDAILEIA; translated from the coding sequence ATGTCCGACGCTATCGAGGCCCGCCTGCAGGAACTCGGCATCGTTCTGCCGCAGGCCGCAGCACCGGCCGCCAATTATGTTCCCTATGTCATCAGCGGCAATCTTCTCTATCTATCGGGCCAGCTGCCGATGGAAAACGGCAAGATCGGCGTGACGGGTCATCTCGGCAAGGATGTCGATGTAGCCGGCGGGCAGCGGGCGGCAGAGCTTTGCGCCATCAATATTCTCGCTCAGGCAAAAGCCGCCCTCGGCGGCGATCTCGGCCGGATCAAGCGGCTGATCAAGCTCAATGGCTTCGTTGCCTCAACGCCCGATTTCGTCGAACAACATCTTGTGATCAACGGCGCATCCAATCTTCTGGCAAACGTACTGGGCGAAGCCGGCAAGCATGCCCGCGCCGCCGTCGGCATGGCCGCCCTGCCGCTCAATGCCGCCGTTGAAATCGATGCCATTCTGGAAATCGCATAA
- a CDS encoding HIT family protein, producing the protein MTSPAYDDNNIFAKILKGEIPSYRVYEDEHTVAFMDVMPQSPGHTLVVPKAPSRNIFDADPAALQQAITVVQKIAVAVREAFDADGVYIAQFNEPPAGQTVFHLHFHVIPRIEGVALKPHSGKMEDGAVLAENARKIIEALS; encoded by the coding sequence ATGACCAGCCCCGCCTATGACGACAACAATATCTTCGCAAAGATCCTGAAAGGCGAGATCCCTTCCTACCGCGTCTACGAGGATGAGCACACAGTCGCCTTCATGGATGTGATGCCGCAGTCGCCGGGCCATACGCTTGTCGTGCCGAAGGCGCCCTCCCGCAATATTTTCGACGCCGATCCGGCCGCGCTGCAGCAGGCTATCACTGTGGTACAGAAGATCGCCGTCGCCGTTCGGGAAGCCTTCGACGCGGACGGCGTCTATATCGCGCAGTTCAACGAGCCCCCCGCGGGACAAACCGTGTTCCATCTGCATTTCCATGTTATCCCGCGCATCGAGGGTGTCGCGCTGAAGCCGCATTCGGGCAAGATGGAGGATGGCGCCGTGCTGGCGGAAAACGCGAGGAAGATCATCGAAGCGCTGTCTTGA
- the clpS gene encoding ATP-dependent Clp protease adapter ClpS yields the protein MIAEPIRMQNNSERNGDNGNRGTSVITRTKPKTKKPNLYRVLLLNDDYTPMDFVIHILERFFQKDLEGATRIMLHVHNHGVGECGIYTYEVAETKVSQVMDFARQHQHPLQCVMEKK from the coding sequence ATGATCGCTGAGCCGATCCGGATGCAAAACAACAGCGAAAGGAACGGGGACAACGGAAACCGTGGGACCTCGGTGATTACACGCACCAAGCCCAAGACCAAAAAACCGAACCTGTACCGCGTGCTGCTTCTGAATGACGACTATACGCCCATGGACTTCGTGATCCATATCCTGGAGCGTTTCTTCCAAAAGGATCTCGAAGGTGCCACCCGTATCATGCTTCATGTCCACAATCATGGCGTGGGCGAGTGCGGGATATATACATATGAAGTAGCCGAAACGAAGGTGAGCCAGGTCATGGACTTTGCCCGGCAGCACCAGCATCCGCTGCAATGTGTTATGGAAAAGAAGTGA